The following are encoded together in the Triticum dicoccoides isolate Atlit2015 ecotype Zavitan chromosome 6B, WEW_v2.0, whole genome shotgun sequence genome:
- the LOC119321523 gene encoding F-box protein PP2-B11-like translates to MEAGGNEISRLSEEVLASILSRTSPPDAGRCAAVSRAFLAATDSDVVWSCFLPRDLPRLAEGVLPHAPLSKKGLFRCLSDQPALLPGNLVSMWLDKKTGAMCYMLSARSKHISWGETIDYWERIKLGSDEIQANNSFCEAAQLRGVWWLLIRGEIHSTMLSPNSKYAAYMVFKLADEFFNLDFPFQEASISVGGIDDSTRQVCLQAYIEDGDDGVPRKHILRCSWEDYMPHTNCDAIPLTEDVMLPRRSADGWMEVELGEFYNGEGCDSEVSVCLKETEGGVWKTGLIVWGIEIRTKK, encoded by the exons ATGGAAGCAGGCGGCAATGAGATCTCGCGCCTGTCGGAGGAAGTCCTGGCGTCGATCCTCTCCCGCACGTCGCCGCCGGACGCCGGACGCTGTGCCGCTGTCTCCCGGGCCTTTCTTGCCGCCACGGACTCCGATGTCGTCTGGTCCTGCTTCCTGCCCCGTGACCTCCCACGGCTCGCTGAAGGTGTGCTCCCCCACGCGCCGCTGTCCAAGAAGGGCTTGTTCCGATGCCTCTCCGATCAACCGGCGCTCCTCCCAGGCAACCTCGTG AGCATGTGGCTGGACAAAAAGACAGGCGCCATGTGCTACATGCTCTCGGCGAGGTCGAAGCATATTTCATGGGGAGAGACAATAGATTACTGGGAACGGATCAAGCTCGGTTCTGATGAGATCCAAGCAAACAACAG CTTCTGTGAAGCAGCTCAACTTCGGGGAGTTTGGTGGCTGTTAATCCGTGGCGAAATACATAGCACAATGCTCAGCCCAAACTCCAAGTATGCTGCTTACATGGTGTTCAAGCTAGCCGATGAGTTCTTCAATCTCGATTTCCCGTTTCAAGAGGCATCAATCAGTGTTGGAGGGATTGACGACTCAACACGCCAAGTTTGCCTCCAAGCCTACATAGAGGACGGGGATGACGGGGTACCTCGCAAACATATCTTGAGGTGTAGTTGGGAAGACTATATGCCTCATACGAACTGTGATGCAATTCCTCTCACAGAAGATGTTATGCTCCCTCGAAGAAGTGCTGACGGCTGGATGGAGGTCGAGCTTGGTGAGTTCTACAACGGAGAAGGCTGTGACAGCGAGGTGTCTGTGTGCCTAAAGGAAACAGAGGGAGGAGTTTGGAAGACTGGTCTTATTGTGTGGGGTATTGAGATTAGAACTAAGAAATGA